In Leptodesmis sichuanensis A121, the following are encoded in one genomic region:
- a CDS encoding serine/threonine-protein kinase — translation MKPQYCSQGHLNSVDSRFCRLCGESLMGGSPQAVAGQLLGWRYRILSELAQGGFGRTYLVQDTHRFDEPCVLKEFAPQVQGQEALRKAEELFAREAGILYQLQHPQIPEFRELFRAGWQGRERLFLVQDFVDGQTYQDLLHDRQQQGATFTEAEVTELLFQLLPVLDYIHKAGVIHRDISPDNLIRRSSDGLPVLIDFGGVKQVAARAISESSPQANGRVATMTRIGKLGYAPPEQLEQGAVSPHSDLYALAVTVLVLLTGKEPQDLFFTNGSLNRRGWQPAVSLTPTLTKTLDRMLDPYPDKRYQSAQEVLQVLTQPDATQAKSPRSAPVPKVSVPAAIPNLVQSATSMVKTIAVGRSRAKTQAAQVIPQPASPAQSLPWRELAALVKWLVVGGMIVGGWWVGVKWLGPALKDKLPEITPSIRSPQKNNLNHSTVPKPQESEFSKAEQARKQKLAQRLQKLGVADNFMIALVNELFYARHPELNGQTLGTGAADENLRAEWDQIALQVADRLQSLNPAARSRLGRYSEADLRDRQAALEQLNLSSRAANDLTDAQFFYLFPEQSRQDDLINQSLGQVWQAIAAEQLKSLQSGKALEQVEFVTTNFNHRLSGTLKPGEAKAFLARFRENQSFRLQLQVPDQSVRLSLYPPNSKSPALLADSRETNWSGKLKEAGLYEITLAADTTQTISYAIDLSATDGMAFP, via the coding sequence ATGAAACCGCAATACTGCAGCCAGGGACACTTAAACTCCGTTGATAGCCGCTTTTGTCGGCTCTGTGGCGAATCGCTAATGGGGGGAAGTCCCCAGGCTGTGGCAGGACAGCTTCTGGGGTGGCGCTATCGCATCCTGTCAGAGTTGGCCCAGGGCGGATTTGGCCGTACCTATCTGGTGCAGGATACCCATCGCTTTGATGAACCCTGTGTCTTGAAGGAGTTTGCGCCCCAGGTTCAGGGTCAAGAAGCGTTGCGCAAAGCCGAAGAACTGTTTGCCAGGGAAGCGGGAATTCTCTACCAGTTGCAGCATCCCCAAATCCCCGAATTTCGAGAATTATTCCGGGCAGGTTGGCAGGGACGAGAGCGCTTGTTTCTGGTACAGGATTTTGTGGACGGGCAGACCTATCAGGATCTGTTGCACGATCGCCAGCAGCAGGGCGCAACCTTCACCGAAGCGGAAGTGACAGAACTGCTGTTCCAGCTATTGCCCGTATTGGACTATATCCACAAGGCGGGTGTGATTCACCGGGATATTTCGCCAGATAACTTAATTCGGCGATCGTCCGATGGCTTGCCTGTCCTGATCGATTTTGGTGGCGTGAAGCAGGTTGCCGCCAGAGCCATTTCTGAAAGTTCTCCCCAGGCCAATGGTCGTGTTGCTACCATGACTCGCATAGGCAAGCTCGGGTATGCGCCGCCGGAACAACTAGAGCAGGGAGCAGTGTCCCCCCATAGCGACCTCTATGCCCTGGCTGTAACTGTACTGGTGTTGCTGACGGGTAAGGAACCTCAAGACCTATTTTTTACTAACGGCAGCCTGAATCGGCGGGGATGGCAGCCAGCCGTTTCCCTGACCCCAACCCTGACGAAAACATTAGATCGGATGCTCGATCCGTATCCTGACAAACGGTATCAGTCGGCTCAAGAGGTACTGCAGGTGCTGACCCAACCGGACGCAACCCAGGCGAAGTCTCCGCGATCGGCTCCGGTGCCCAAAGTATCTGTTCCTGCTGCTATCCCAAATCTTGTTCAGTCAGCCACATCAATGGTCAAAACCATTGCTGTTGGTCGTTCCAGAGCGAAAACGCAAGCGGCTCAAGTCATTCCCCAACCAGCATCCCCTGCTCAATCGCTGCCGTGGAGGGAACTTGCAGCTCTGGTAAAATGGCTGGTTGTGGGTGGCATGATTGTTGGCGGTTGGTGGGTTGGCGTGAAGTGGTTAGGGCCAGCGTTGAAAGACAAACTGCCCGAAATTACGCCTTCGATACGCTCCCCTCAAAAAAATAATTTAAATCATTCAACGGTTCCCAAACCACAGGAGTCGGAATTCTCGAAAGCGGAACAGGCGCGGAAGCAAAAACTGGCCCAGCGTCTGCAAAAACTGGGAGTTGCAGATAACTTCATGATCGCCCTGGTGAATGAACTGTTTTACGCCAGACATCCCGAACTGAATGGACAAACATTGGGAACAGGAGCCGCTGATGAAAATTTGCGGGCCGAGTGGGATCAGATTGCGCTGCAAGTGGCCGATCGCCTGCAATCTCTAAATCCCGCTGCGCGATCGCGGTTAGGGCGATACTCAGAAGCCGACCTGCGCGATCGACAGGCTGCGCTGGAGCAACTGAATCTCAGTAGTCGGGCTGCCAATGATCTCACGGATGCGCAGTTTTTTTATCTTTTTCCCGAGCAATCCCGCCAGGATGACCTGATTAACCAATCCCTGGGGCAGGTGTGGCAGGCGATCGCGGCGGAACAACTCAAATCTTTACAATCTGGTAAAGCGCTGGAGCAAGTAGAATTTGTCACGACCAACTTCAATCATCGGCTCAGTGGGACGCTCAAACCGGGCGAAGCCAAAGCATTCCTGGCTCGTTTTAGGGAGAATCAGTCATTCCGCTTGCAACTCCAGGTTCCTGATCAATCCGTTCGCCTGTCGCTGTATCCCCCCAACAGCAAGTCTCCTGCTTTGTTAGCAGACTCACGGGAGACAAACTGGTCAGGCAAATTGAAGGAAGCTGGGCTGTATGAAATTACCCTGGCTGCCGATACAACCCAGACTATTAGCTATGCGATCGACTTGTCCGCCACTGATGGCATGGCTTTTCCTTAA
- the thrC gene encoding threonine synthase, protein MTSSLSASSPISSPSSHPEAPSSLGGWRGLIETYRPLLPVTEQTPVVTLLEGNTPLIPVPAIAEQIGRGVKVWVKYDGLNPTGSFKDRGMTMAISKAKEAGATAIICASTGNTSAAAAAYARRGGLRAFVLIPDGYVALGKLAQALVYGAEVLAIQGNFDQALKIVREMSNSYPVTLVNSVNPYRLEGQKTAAFEIVDVLGDAPDWLCIPVGNAGNITAYWMGFCQYHQAQRCTKLPRMMGFQAAGAAPLISGHAIEHPETLATAIRIGNPANWERAIAVKEASQGEFNAVTDAEILAAYRLLASQEGIFCEPASAASVAGLLKVKDQVPTGATVVCVLTGNGLKDPDAAIQHCNNPLKQGIQPTLASVAKAMGFERNVFS, encoded by the coding sequence GTGACTTCAAGTTTGTCTGCCAGTTCCCCAATTTCCTCCCCCTCCTCCCACCCTGAAGCTCCCTCTTCCCTTGGCGGCTGGCGGGGACTCATTGAAACGTATCGGCCTTTGCTGCCCGTCACCGAGCAAACTCCTGTAGTAACACTCCTGGAAGGCAACACTCCGTTGATTCCGGTGCCTGCGATCGCGGAGCAAATTGGTCGCGGGGTGAAAGTTTGGGTGAAATACGATGGCCTCAACCCTACGGGCAGTTTCAAAGACCGGGGGATGACGATGGCCATTTCCAAAGCCAAGGAAGCTGGAGCTACGGCAATCATCTGTGCCAGTACGGGCAATACCTCGGCAGCAGCAGCGGCCTATGCTCGTCGGGGAGGATTACGCGCCTTTGTGCTGATCCCTGATGGCTATGTAGCTTTGGGCAAACTGGCTCAGGCACTGGTGTATGGAGCCGAAGTTCTGGCCATTCAGGGCAACTTTGACCAGGCCCTCAAGATTGTCCGGGAGATGTCCAACAGTTATCCCGTTACCCTGGTCAACTCTGTCAATCCCTACCGACTGGAAGGACAGAAGACAGCGGCGTTTGAAATTGTTGATGTTCTGGGCGATGCTCCCGATTGGCTGTGTATTCCGGTTGGCAATGCAGGCAACATTACCGCCTATTGGATGGGCTTCTGTCAATACCATCAGGCGCAACGGTGTACCAAACTTCCCCGCATGATGGGATTCCAGGCCGCAGGAGCTGCCCCCCTGATTAGTGGTCACGCCATTGAGCATCCAGAAACTCTCGCTACGGCCATTCGGATTGGCAATCCTGCTAACTGGGAACGGGCGATCGCTGTGAAAGAAGCCAGTCAGGGGGAATTTAATGCCGTCACCGACGCGGAAATTCTGGCCGCCTATCGACTGTTGGCTTCTCAGGAAGGAATTTTCTGCGAACCCGCCAGTGCCGCCTCAGTTGCCGGCTTGTTAAAGGTCAAAGATCAGGTGCCCACGGGAGCGACCGTCGTTTGCGTGCTTACTGGCAATGGCTTGAAAGACCCCGATGCTGCCATCCAACACTGCAACAACCCGCTCAAGCAAGGCATTCAACCAACGCTGGCATCAGTGGCAAAAGCGATGGGATTTGAGCGAAATGTTTTTTCATAA
- a CDS encoding DUF4079 domain-containing protein: MRILNWLNDMQSFYFLKMDVQLMERLSTSLSQSLEPIAAWFRSLNVPEPIVHWGHPVMMGIVVLVLGSYVAYAGWQGRLATDKDVAIAKRADHRKLAPLMTGFIALGYTGGVLSLVMQKQPILQSPHFWTGSIVLVLLFLNSLLSKAGFWGDQASLRMAHAYLGTFAFLLLLVHGVFGLKLGLSI; encoded by the coding sequence GTGAGAATACTAAATTGGCTGAATGATATGCAATCGTTCTACTTTCTAAAAATGGATGTGCAACTGATGGAACGTTTAAGTACAAGTTTGAGTCAATCCCTGGAGCCGATCGCGGCCTGGTTTCGCAGTTTGAACGTGCCTGAACCGATTGTCCATTGGGGTCACCCAGTCATGATGGGCATCGTTGTCTTAGTACTGGGCAGCTACGTTGCCTACGCCGGATGGCAGGGGCGGCTGGCCACCGATAAAGATGTAGCGATCGCTAAACGGGCCGACCACCGCAAACTCGCCCCCCTGATGACTGGCTTTATTGCCCTGGGATATACTGGGGGTGTGCTGTCCCTGGTGATGCAAAAGCAACCGATTCTGCAAAGCCCTCACTTTTGGACAGGTTCGATCGTCCTGGTTTTGCTGTTTCTCAACAGCCTACTTTCCAAAGCAGGTTTCTGGGGCGATCAAGCATCCCTCCGCATGGCCCATGCCTATCTAGGAACCTTTGCCTTTCTACTGCTCCTGGTTCACGGTGTCTTTGGCCTGAAACTGGGACTATCGATCTAG
- a CDS encoding restriction endonuclease subunit R: MVQTIQAKNVTLRSLIDDFGIQLVDDRTFFLEWQGNLPEVSELEKQLLDRIRAGFVNLLNYPPLLEGVIRMTVVDPLLFLGGFYLPPFHVRSEPSIEIQTEDEGIIITGSLDTLVLKDRLWVLVVESKRASYSVEAGLAQILAYMLASPDLDQPCYGMITSSGSFMFIKLVKGNPPRYAVSKLFGIREPEDLVAVFAILKRLGQLVA; this comes from the coding sequence ATGGTGCAAACCATTCAAGCTAAAAACGTTACCCTACGATCGCTAATTGATGACTTTGGGATTCAGCTTGTTGACGATCGAACGTTCTTTCTAGAGTGGCAGGGCAATTTACCGGAAGTCAGCGAATTAGAAAAACAACTGCTTGACCGCATTCGGGCTGGCTTTGTGAATCTGCTCAACTATCCGCCACTCCTTGAAGGGGTGATTCGGATGACAGTCGTTGACCCGCTGCTCTTCCTGGGTGGCTTCTATCTACCGCCGTTTCATGTGAGATCGGAACCGTCGATTGAAATCCAAACTGAAGACGAAGGCATCATCATCACAGGTAGCCTGGATACCCTGGTACTTAAAGACCGCCTATGGGTACTCGTGGTTGAATCAAAACGTGCTTCCTATTCCGTAGAAGCTGGTCTGGCCCAAATTCTGGCTTATATGTTAGCCAGTCCAGACCTGGATCAGCCCTGCTACGGCATGATCACGAGTAGTGGTAGCTTTATGTTCATCAAGCTGGTTAAAGGCAACCCACCCCGATACGCAGTCTCTAAGCTGTTTGGTATTCGAGAGCCAGAAGATTTAGTGGCTGTCTTTGCAATTCTCAAGCGTCTCGGTCAGCTTGTTGCATAG
- a CDS encoding low-complexity tail membrane protein, with protein MRSFWSDPYLWIHLAGLATLPLWLELCWLGLAAGDPVLPFWLELLLVAAIGIVPIFWMQWQRPFYIFSLIGVALKPAQLTEDQRRLLTLFKSQRNRWLAIAPAIITFFALRQLYYLAPIANPVTPFAAEARWLGLLVAAIAFLGVNLFLQVPVSVFSVMLTGESTFAATAPYPLEAIRSDFTAVGIPVNQILPPVIAASAPETVAAEANLGATPAETEPPVSETAAEKSEAEAAEEWFAESETATPIPDTELERKTDDIASEPTTTEEDQEVDLWDEEPAIASEASGESASVVDLEEPVSSEAMVHSEQVAALEDLANEPISQPEAIADAAESVPSEAVVQPEDLTPVEAIVDAAAPAAAEVVVASETETISHAATPIPSEAVDNSAAIADSEEPIDPGDPSGSAPIADSEALITSASTPDSEPSAESEATPDSEPITDTAATIHSDAIANTTASTASETSIDVETLNPDMVAAAPTESPALNPDPLPSTHQDPEDHKE; from the coding sequence ATGCGATCTTTTTGGTCTGATCCCTATTTGTGGATTCATCTGGCTGGCTTGGCAACCTTGCCCCTCTGGTTAGAGCTTTGCTGGCTGGGTCTAGCGGCGGGAGATCCGGTCTTGCCCTTCTGGTTGGAGCTATTATTGGTCGCTGCGATCGGCATTGTGCCCATCTTCTGGATGCAATGGCAGCGACCTTTTTATATTTTTAGTTTGATCGGGGTGGCCCTGAAGCCAGCCCAATTAACCGAGGATCAACGACGGCTGTTAACGCTATTTAAGTCCCAGCGAAACCGCTGGTTGGCAATCGCACCCGCCATCATCACCTTTTTCGCCCTGCGTCAGTTGTACTACCTGGCGCCGATCGCCAACCCTGTTACACCGTTTGCGGCAGAGGCCCGGTGGCTGGGGTTACTGGTCGCTGCGATCGCTTTTTTGGGAGTCAATCTATTTCTGCAGGTGCCAGTCAGCGTTTTCAGCGTCATGCTCACTGGAGAATCGACCTTTGCCGCAACGGCTCCCTACCCCCTGGAAGCAATTCGCTCAGACTTTACAGCAGTGGGGATTCCCGTCAATCAAATTCTGCCCCCCGTAATTGCCGCCTCCGCACCAGAAACAGTGGCTGCAGAGGCCAACCTGGGAGCCACTCCTGCAGAAACTGAACCTCCAGTTTCGGAAACCGCTGCCGAAAAAAGTGAGGCTGAAGCCGCAGAAGAGTGGTTTGCAGAATCGGAAACGGCAACACCTATTCCAGATACAGAACTGGAACGGAAGACTGACGACATCGCTTCAGAACCCACTACAACAGAAGAGGATCAAGAGGTTGATCTCTGGGATGAAGAACCTGCGATCGCCTCTGAAGCCAGTGGCGAGTCTGCATCCGTTGTCGATCTGGAGGAACCTGTCAGTTCTGAAGCCATGGTTCACTCTGAACAGGTCGCTGCGCTTGAGGATCTGGCCAATGAACCCATAAGCCAGCCTGAAGCGATTGCTGATGCGGCAGAGTCTGTTCCCTCAGAGGCGGTTGTCCAACCAGAGGATCTAACTCCGGTAGAGGCGATCGTCGATGCTGCAGCCCCTGCCGCTGCCGAAGTGGTGGTTGCTTCTGAAACTGAAACTATCAGCCATGCTGCAACTCCTATCCCATCTGAAGCCGTTGACAATTCTGCCGCGATCGCCGACTCTGAGGAACCGATCGATCCTGGAGATCCTTCCGGTTCTGCTCCGATCGCAGATTCTGAAGCATTGATTACCAGCGCATCTACTCCTGACTCCGAACCAAGTGCCGAGTCTGAAGCAACTCCTGATTCCGAACCCATCACTGATACCGCAGCAACCATTCACTCTGACGCGATCGCGAATACCACCGCATCTACCGCTTCTGAAACCAGCATCGATGTAGAAACGCTGAACCCAGACATGGTAGCCGCAGCACCTACGGAATCCCCGGCACTGAATCCAGACCCGCTCCCATCCACTCATCAAGATCCTGAAGATCACAAGGAATGA
- a CDS encoding serine hydrolase, whose product MFFHKDLQLETFGDRILEKIWTAFPGLARNQLALTWLVYDPPAPINTGGALHPEEFWNYSPRGFSYRGVELIYPASVVKLFYLVAIHEWLERGMVQPSVELDRAIRDMIVDSSNDATGLIVDVVTGTTSGPELAPGPFAAWKQQRQIVNRYFQSFGWDELQTINVCQKTWCDGPYGRERAFYGELMENRNMLTTIATARLLHSIVGGVAVSASRSQAMMTLLRRSLNPDDLLADPENQVTGFLGSGLPLNASLWSKAGLMSRVRHDAAYIELPGCYPYLLVVFTEGADQAKNESILPFISQQIAEAMRSLSAPANKG is encoded by the coding sequence ATGTTTTTTCATAAGGATCTGCAACTGGAGACATTCGGCGATCGCATCCTGGAGAAAATTTGGACTGCCTTTCCAGGGTTAGCTCGGAATCAGTTAGCCCTGACCTGGCTGGTTTATGATCCTCCGGCTCCGATCAATACCGGGGGGGCACTGCATCCCGAAGAGTTCTGGAACTACTCGCCCCGTGGCTTCAGTTATCGGGGAGTGGAATTGATTTACCCGGCCAGTGTCGTCAAGTTGTTTTATCTGGTGGCGATTCACGAGTGGTTGGAACGGGGCATGGTGCAGCCTTCTGTGGAACTCGATCGGGCCATCCGGGACATGATTGTAGATTCCAGCAATGATGCAACGGGCCTGATTGTGGATGTGGTCACTGGCACCACCAGCGGCCCTGAGTTAGCTCCCGGCCCCTTTGCAGCCTGGAAACAACAGCGTCAGATTGTCAATCGCTATTTTCAGTCCTTTGGCTGGGATGAATTGCAGACCATCAATGTCTGCCAGAAGACCTGGTGCGATGGCCCCTATGGGCGGGAGCGAGCTTTTTATGGCGAGCTAATGGAAAACCGCAATATGCTCACCACGATCGCCACGGCTCGCCTGCTCCACAGCATTGTGGGAGGAGTCGCCGTATCTGCTTCCCGATCGCAAGCCATGATGACTCTGTTGCGGCGATCGCTGAATCCTGATGATTTATTGGCCGATCCCGAAAACCAGGTGACGGGCTTTCTGGGATCGGGGTTGCCGTTGAATGCCAGTCTCTGGTCGAAAGCGGGCTTGATGAGTCGGGTGCGCCATGATGCCGCTTATATTGAACTGCCCGGTTGTTATCCTTACTTGCTGGTCGTGTTTACGGAAGGAGCCGACCAGGCAAAAAATGAATCTATCCTGCCCTTCATCTCGCAACAAATTGCCGAAGCCATGCGATCGCTCTCTGCACCTGCCAACAAAGGTTGA
- a CDS encoding phosphate-starvation-inducible PsiE family protein: MRKLFKRLRDAWKDENFLHSLKDVEVLVSKVLSIAMLIVILVAIYDLVVFLVRDFLIAEGLVPEPGSFVNRLFTVFGLFLNVLIALEILENISAYLKKHMIQVELVIVTSLVAVARKIIILDLERKTAMDLIALAIAIFALSVSYWIVRNIASKQNS, encoded by the coding sequence TTGCGTAAACTATTCAAGCGATTGAGAGATGCCTGGAAGGACGAGAACTTTCTGCATTCCCTGAAGGATGTTGAGGTTCTCGTCTCCAAAGTGCTGTCGATCGCGATGCTGATCGTGATTCTGGTTGCCATTTATGACCTGGTTGTGTTTCTTGTCCGAGACTTTCTAATAGCAGAAGGGTTAGTTCCGGAGCCTGGCTCATTTGTTAACAGACTGTTTACGGTCTTCGGTCTCTTCTTAAACGTTCTGATCGCGCTGGAAATCCTGGAGAATATCTCTGCTTATCTAAAAAAGCATATGATTCAGGTAGAACTGGTGATCGTCACCTCCCTGGTTGCCGTCGCCCGAAAGATTATTATTTTAGATTTAGAGAGGAAAACGGCCATGGACCTAATTGCTCTGGCTATCGCTATTTTTGCCCTCTCAGTAAGCTACTGGATTGTGCGCAACATTGCCAGTAAGCAAAATTCTTAG
- a CDS encoding ABC transporter substrate-binding protein gives MSKLAINHRFKPFRAIMLATSVLGVGILAAACQEQAPPSATQTGSPAATSPAAGGTGLKIGSLLPATGDLASVGQPMLAAVPLLVETVNQCGGVNGQPVTLVPNTDDQTDPTAGADGMTKLAEVDKVAGVVGSFASSVSSAAAPIAVRNKVMLISPGSTSPVFTERAQKGDFQGYWARTAPPDTYQAQALAKLAHDKGFKTVATIVINNDYGVGFEREFVQAFKKLGGTVTNEAKPTRYDPKATTFATEVQAAFGGKPEAVAAIAYAETGALLLKTAYEQGLSKGVQILLTDGSKSDQFPQQVGKTTDGQYILTGALGTVPGADGKALAQLSKLWEQKFKQQPPIYAPQAWDAAALLVLAAQAAGANTGEAIQSKLREVANGPGTEVSDVCEGLKLLKEGKKINYQGASGNVDVDENGDVVGVYDVWRVESDGKLKTVDKVAPSR, from the coding sequence ATGAGTAAACTAGCCATTAATCATCGCTTCAAACCCTTTCGAGCCATCATGCTAGCCACTTCAGTGTTAGGTGTTGGTATCCTGGCTGCTGCCTGTCAGGAACAGGCCCCCCCCTCTGCAACTCAAACAGGTTCCCCTGCCGCGACTTCTCCTGCAGCAGGCGGGACGGGACTGAAGATTGGCTCATTGCTGCCCGCAACTGGAGATTTGGCCTCGGTAGGACAACCGATGTTAGCAGCTGTGCCCCTGCTGGTAGAAACAGTTAACCAGTGTGGCGGAGTAAATGGACAACCTGTAACCCTGGTTCCAAACACGGATGATCAGACGGATCCCACTGCAGGGGCCGATGGGATGACAAAACTGGCGGAAGTGGATAAGGTGGCGGGAGTGGTTGGTTCCTTTGCCAGTAGTGTATCGTCGGCAGCGGCTCCGATCGCCGTTCGTAACAAGGTCATGTTAATTTCTCCGGGCAGCACTAGCCCCGTATTTACGGAACGAGCGCAAAAAGGAGATTTTCAGGGCTATTGGGCACGCACCGCACCACCGGATACCTATCAGGCTCAAGCACTGGCTAAACTGGCTCATGATAAAGGGTTTAAGACCGTGGCCACGATCGTCATCAATAACGATTACGGGGTGGGCTTTGAAAGAGAGTTTGTGCAGGCATTCAAGAAATTGGGTGGCACCGTGACGAATGAAGCTAAGCCCACCCGCTATGACCCCAAGGCCACAACCTTTGCAACGGAAGTCCAGGCGGCTTTTGGCGGGAAACCCGAAGCGGTGGCAGCGATCGCCTATGCAGAAACAGGCGCTCTATTGTTAAAAACCGCTTATGAGCAAGGACTCAGTAAAGGGGTACAAATTCTCTTAACCGATGGCTCCAAATCAGATCAATTTCCGCAACAGGTCGGCAAAACTACTGATGGTCAGTACATTCTAACTGGAGCCTTGGGAACGGTTCCTGGTGCTGATGGCAAGGCTCTGGCGCAACTCTCTAAACTCTGGGAACAGAAGTTCAAGCAGCAACCACCCATCTATGCTCCCCAAGCCTGGGATGCTGCGGCCTTGCTTGTGCTTGCGGCTCAGGCGGCTGGAGCAAATACAGGCGAGGCAATCCAAAGTAAGTTGCGGGAAGTTGCCAATGGCCCTGGAACGGAAGTTTCGGATGTGTGCGAAGGCTTGAAGCTGTTGAAGGAAGGGAAGAAGATTAACTATCAGGGTGCCAGCGGCAATGTGGATGTCGATGAGAACGGGGATGTCGTTGGCGTTTACGATGTCTGGAGAGTCGAAAGCGACGGCAAACTCAAGACCGTCGATAAGGTTGCACCCAGTAGATAA